CCGGCGCCTGTGGCACCACATCGATGGTGTACCTAATGCACCTGGCGGCGACCGCGGTCACGGCCGCCGCGCCGCCCGGCGACGACGGCGACGCGTTGTTGGCCGACCTGGCCACCGGCGCCCAGTTGGGAACACTTGCCTTCAGTGAGAAGGGCTCACGCAGCCACTTCTGGGCTCCGGTGTCCAAAGCCGAGCGCACCGGGTCCGGCTCGGTGACGCTGGGTGCGGACAAGAGCTGGGTGACCTCGGCCAACTACGCCGACGTGTACATCTCCAGCGCCATGGCGCCCGAGGGCGAAGGGCCTACCGAGGCCAACCTGTATGCGGTGAAGCGCACCTCGCCCGGCGTGGTGGTTCAGGGGGCATTCGACGGCATCGGGCTGCGGGGCAACGACTCCGCCCCGGTGCGCCTGGATGTGGAACTCACCGACGGCGACCGGTTGGGCGACGAGGCGGGCGGCTTCGGGCTGATGATGCAGGTGGTGTTGCCATGGTTCAGCCTGGGTAACTCGGCGGTGTCGTTGGGGCTGGCGCGTTCGGCGCTCCAGGCCGCCATCGATCACGTCAGCGGCGCCCGGCTGGAACACCTCGACTCGTCGCTCGCCGACCTTCCCACCATCCGGGCGTACCTAGCCAAGGCCTGGGCCGACCTCACCGCCCACGAGGCCATGCTGCGGGAAACGGCCCGGCGGGTGGCCAACCCCGACGACGGCACGGTGCTGGCTGTGCTGTCCACCAAGGCGGGCTGCAACGAGGCCGCCCTGCGGGTGACCGACACGGCCATGCGGGTGGCGGGTGGGGCAGGGTTCTCCAAGCACCTGGGCATCGAACGCTTCGCCCGGGATGCTCGGGCCGGGTTTGTGATGGCGCCCACCTCGGACGCGCTCTTCGACTTCGCCGGTCGTGCCCTCTGCGGTATGGACCTGTTCTGATCTCCATTTTCGCCCCCACTACAAGGACCCGCTTATGACCGAACCTCAGGAACTCCTCATCGGCGCCGTGGCCTACACGGCCAACGTCGTCCCCATCTGGGAGGGAATCCGCGAGTACTTCGCCGACAGCGATGCCCCGATGGACTTCGTACTGTTCTCCAACTACGAGCGACAGGTGGAAGCACTGCTGGCCGGGCACATCGACATCGCATGGAACACCAACGTGGCCTGGATCCGAACCCTTCGCCGCACCAACGGCACCGCCAAGGCGCTGGCCACCCGCGACACCGACCTGGTGTTCACCACCGTCATGGTCGGCCGGGCCGGGTCGGGCCTGAGCGGCCTGGAGGCCCTCAAGGGACGGCGCGTGGCGCTCGGCTCCCGAGATTCAGGCCAGGCCCGGATCCTGCCGCTGCACTTCATGAACCGAGCGGGTGTCACCCCCGACGACGTGGAGTTGGTGATCTTCGACTCCGACGTCGGCAAGCACGGCGATACCGGCCGCTCCGACCTGGACGCCCTCCGCGCCGTGATCGACGACGAGGCCGACGTGGCCGCCATCGGCGTCAACACCTGGAACTCGCTTCGGTCCGGAGGCGACGACTCGGTGGCCGACCTGGAAGTGGTCTGGGAATCCGAGCACTACAGCCACTGCAACTTCAGCGCTCTGGAGACGCTCGACGACAAGCGAATCCGGCCGTGGCTGGATCACCTGCTGGCCATGGACTGGGAGAACCCCGAGCACCGTCGGATCCTCGAGTTGGAGGGTCTCACCCAATGGAAGCTGCCGCAGCTGGACGGTTACGGCTCGCTGGTCAAAGCGATGGACGAGCAGCAGATCTCCGACCGTTGGTAGCACGAGGAGCGGAGCATCGACCATGTCGCTTGACCTGACCTTGAGGCTGGTGGAGGCCGTCGGGACGACGGCCGCCGGCAGCACGGTGCTGATCGACGTCGACGGTCCGGGCGACGTGGAGGTGGCGCAACGCTGGGCCGCCGGGTCGAACAACACGGTGCTGGCCGTCCACCCGGACGCGGTCGAGATCTATCGCGGCCGCATGGCCGACCCGATCAAGGCGCTCAGCCCCGATCGGCGGCCCGGCTACCGCCTGTGGGTATACACCAACTTCCACTGCAACCTCAGCTGCGACTACTGCTGCGTCTCCTCGTCGCCCAAGGCACGGCGTCGCATCATCGCCACCGACGAGTTCGCACAGCTGGTCGACGAGGCCGGCTCGGCCGGGGTGGAGGAGCTCTACCTGACCGGCGGCGAGCCCTTCATGCTGATCGACCTGGACGAGCGGCTGCGGCACGCCACGGCGGCGTTCCCCACCACGGTGCTGACCAATGCCATGGTGTGGCAGGGCGACCGGTTGCGTCGCCTTGAGGCGTTGCCCCGCGAGGGCCTGACCTTGCAGATCAGCCTGGACTCGGCCACGCCCAGGCTGCACGACCGCCATCGCGGTGCCGGCAGCTTCGAGACGGCGGTGGCGGGCATCCGCCAGGCGATCGACCTGGGCTTCCGGATCCGGGTGGCGGCCACGTTGGGGTCGGATGCCGGCACGAGCGAGGTGGAACTGGCCGCGTTCTTCGATGAGCTGGGCCTCAGCGCTGATCAGCGGGTGGTGCGACGAATCGCCAAGCAGGGTTCGGCCAATGCCGGGCTGACCGTCTCGCGGTCCTCGCTAATCCCCGAGGTGTGCGTCACCGCCGACGGCGTCTGGTGGCATCCCGTGGCCGCCGCCGATCCCGCCATGCAGGTGAACGATCACTGGGCACCGCTGGCTGACACGATCGAGGCTGTTCGCAGCGAGTACCGAGCCCACCGCATCGCGGGCGACGTGCTGGCCAGCACATTCCCGTGTGCGTGATGGGCTTCCTGCGTGCCGTTGAGCGAAGCGCCGGCACCTTAGCTTGCGATTTAACCTTGGCTTTGGTGAATAAAGTTTAGTTCAGGCTGCCTTTTTGATGGCTGGGTGGCGTGGTCTGGGGCCGGATCGGCTGCCTTTGGGGCGGCCTGGTCCTGCTCGGGAGGGTTTTGGTGGGTTGGCTGGGGTGCCGATCGTTGCGGTAAGTGCCCGGAACCCTCTGCGGATGCGTGCGGGTGAGAGCTG
The window above is part of the Candidatus Microthrix parvicella Bio17-1 genome. Proteins encoded here:
- a CDS encoding acyl-CoA dehydrogenase family protein — translated: MPTSGTVQERLDKVLPSIRSAAALVDEQAAFPVEQVQALADSGLLGLILPTDIGGMGGGPSELVEALMGVAGACGTTSMVYLMHLAATAVTAAAPPGDDGDALLADLATGAQLGTLAFSEKGSRSHFWAPVSKAERTGSGSVTLGADKSWVTSANYADVYISSAMAPEGEGPTEANLYAVKRTSPGVVVQGAFDGIGLRGNDSAPVRLDVELTDGDRLGDEAGGFGLMMQVVLPWFSLGNSAVSLGLARSALQAAIDHVSGARLEHLDSSLADLPTIRAYLAKAWADLTAHEAMLRETARRVANPDDGTVLAVLSTKAGCNEAALRVTDTAMRVAGGAGFSKHLGIERFARDARAGFVMAPTSDALFDFAGRALCGMDLF
- a CDS encoding Rv1680 family SBP-like protein: MTEPQELLIGAVAYTANVVPIWEGIREYFADSDAPMDFVLFSNYERQVEALLAGHIDIAWNTNVAWIRTLRRTNGTAKALATRDTDLVFTTVMVGRAGSGLSGLEALKGRRVALGSRDSGQARILPLHFMNRAGVTPDDVELVIFDSDVGKHGDTGRSDLDALRAVIDDEADVAAIGVNTWNSLRSGGDDSVADLEVVWESEHYSHCNFSALETLDDKRIRPWLDHLLAMDWENPEHRRILELEGLTQWKLPQLDGYGSLVKAMDEQQISDRW
- a CDS encoding Rv1681 family radical SAM protein, with protein sequence MSLDLTLRLVEAVGTTAAGSTVLIDVDGPGDVEVAQRWAAGSNNTVLAVHPDAVEIYRGRMADPIKALSPDRRPGYRLWVYTNFHCNLSCDYCCVSSSPKARRRIIATDEFAQLVDEAGSAGVEELYLTGGEPFMLIDLDERLRHATAAFPTTVLTNAMVWQGDRLRRLEALPREGLTLQISLDSATPRLHDRHRGAGSFETAVAGIRQAIDLGFRIRVAATLGSDAGTSEVELAAFFDELGLSADQRVVRRIAKQGSANAGLTVSRSSLIPEVCVTADGVWWHPVAAADPAMQVNDHWAPLADTIEAVRSEYRAHRIAGDVLASTFPCA